The Nostoc sp. UHCC 0302 genome includes a window with the following:
- a CDS encoding TrbI/VirB10 family protein: MSIENHKNGSGATLEDLLHIDDASSKTNGNKPPEPESLLVATKHTFVTSPWSRLAIITIPFGVGFLAIFFMLNGVFNPAPAPKFALKTTESASTTEQAQQSDDGDGDARAKLALSDQADELNKINKDQKEQPAQVKVSQTPKVVPSTPPSPRPVENSSPRPVPRTASQAIKTYTPRPTRTSFSPRPSIGARTATPLDPMEQINKLRSIGSYGKIAYAETNINDQSSLDPAQNQPSQPDEQTDFNNVGNDSVEQTTPQNSTDSIEKIRPRWQVEALAKSDKYLVQERQILEAKQTRYLTVGTFASGVLVTPLVQSTVNNSQQTQTPISNSTRSVARLQEDLHDNYGQVAIPDGTLLAVELASVDGGSQAIAYVRAIIKDNTEYPIAAGAISVTGEGGRPLIARKFQDRGGEIARNDLFGGAVSALGKVGEIMNQPNSEEEIEDEFTGRFRRRSSGNQRNITGALLEGFFGQVSENISQRNQRTTQEILSRPNAWFIPKGTKLTFNVNRSLELP, translated from the coding sequence ATGAGTATAGAGAATCATAAAAATGGTTCAGGTGCGACTCTAGAGGATTTGCTTCATATAGATGATGCTAGTAGTAAAACTAATGGTAATAAACCGCCAGAGCCAGAAAGTTTGCTAGTGGCTACTAAGCATACATTTGTCACTTCACCTTGGTCAAGACTAGCAATAATCACTATTCCCTTTGGAGTTGGATTTTTAGCTATATTTTTCATGCTCAATGGAGTGTTTAATCCTGCACCAGCACCAAAATTTGCTCTTAAAACAACAGAGTCAGCATCAACTACTGAGCAAGCACAACAAAGTGATGATGGTGATGGCGATGCGCGTGCAAAACTAGCTTTATCTGACCAAGCCGATGAACTGAACAAAATTAATAAAGACCAAAAAGAACAACCTGCACAAGTAAAAGTCTCTCAAACTCCAAAGGTCGTACCATCCACCCCACCGTCACCGCGCCCTGTTGAAAATTCTTCCCCACGCCCTGTACCTCGAACTGCATCACAAGCGATTAAAACCTACACTCCGCGACCAACACGCACGAGTTTTTCTCCTAGACCCTCTATAGGAGCGCGAACAGCCACACCCTTAGATCCTATGGAGCAAATCAACAAACTCCGTAGCATCGGTTCTTACGGCAAAATCGCTTATGCCGAAACTAACATCAACGACCAATCTTCATTAGACCCGGCTCAAAATCAACCCAGTCAACCTGATGAACAAACTGATTTCAATAATGTAGGTAATGATTCTGTTGAGCAAACCACGCCGCAAAACTCAACTGACTCGATTGAAAAAATCCGCCCCCGGTGGCAAGTGGAAGCTCTTGCTAAGTCGGATAAATATTTAGTCCAGGAAAGACAAATACTTGAAGCTAAACAAACTCGCTACCTTACTGTTGGTACTTTTGCTAGTGGTGTTCTTGTTACACCTTTAGTTCAGTCCACAGTTAATAATTCCCAGCAGACACAAACGCCAATTTCTAATAGCACTAGGTCTGTTGCTAGATTGCAAGAGGATTTACACGATAACTATGGGCAAGTCGCAATCCCTGACGGTACTTTATTGGCAGTCGAGTTAGCTTCGGTTGATGGCGGCAGTCAAGCGATCGCTTATGTCAGGGCGATCATTAAAGATAATACAGAATATCCCATAGCAGCGGGTGCAATTTCCGTGACTGGAGAAGGTGGTAGACCTTTGATAGCCAGGAAATTTCAGGATAGGGGTGGCGAGATTGCCCGTAATGACTTGTTTGGTGGCGCTGTGTCTGCATTAGGAAAGGTTGGGGAGATTATGAACCAACCTAATAGTGAAGAAGAAATTGAGGATGAATTTACCGGACGGTTTCGTAGACGTAGCAGTGGCAATCAACGCAATATTACTGGTGCATTACTCGAAGGGTTTTTTGGTCAAGTTAGCGAAAACATCAGCCAACGTAATCAACGAACTACGCAAGAAATTCTCTCTCGCCCCAATGCTTGGTTTATTCCAAAGGGAACCAAACTTACCTTTAATGTCAATCGCTCTTTGGAGTTACCATGA
- a CDS encoding TraM recognition domain-containing protein, protein MSKSEEANSVNSKEFRFEQLQNPHDAIGKYTHQLLTPNGLTVLSLLGSYILIRVFFGDSNKKKIATSYWGGVKETKNANQKALLQIASPKCDSAALYIGKHTFFGSKEKNTSINFYIPDVQRGTAVIGAPGSGKTFSAINPMIYSAIDQGFPIIAYDFKYPSQAKVASYAKYKGYDVHIFAPGFPESEVCNPLDFLKDSSDAESARQISTVINKNFRLLGNASEDGFFGPSGDQLTQAILMLAKEFGQFADVMTCAAILSSEQMVKRLMAASLNPWVKIAFGQLFSSAASEKTVAGIVATASIMFTRFMAKNTLGCFIGKTTLPLEIKGKQMIIFGLDRERRDAVGPLMTSILHMTIARNIAKKRLDPLIVALDELPSIYLPDLYRWLNESRSEGFCGIIGFQNMGQLEKNYGKDIAKAILGACSTKFIFNPGENESAQLFSSFLGDEEIKYKQKSRSTGSKNNSTSISDQEKTRKLFESAQFLKLIAGKCVFINPAYANRNEGSVPLLKTIKINELLQNIDKYNQLKWARIVSLLARRSTQKFPSGQDLALRIRQVESRFPIPQNPQAVSNNPGLTSKDVGSMVNQNQVNSNIGF, encoded by the coding sequence ATGAGCAAATCTGAAGAAGCAAATAGCGTTAACAGTAAGGAGTTTCGGTTTGAGCAATTACAAAATCCTCACGATGCAATTGGCAAGTACACTCATCAATTGTTAACTCCTAATGGTTTAACAGTTTTATCCTTACTTGGTTCTTATATTTTGATCAGGGTATTTTTTGGCGACTCTAACAAGAAAAAAATTGCTACTAGTTATTGGGGAGGTGTTAAAGAAACTAAAAATGCTAATCAAAAAGCACTTTTGCAAATAGCTAGTCCTAAATGTGATAGTGCTGCACTTTATATTGGTAAACACACATTTTTTGGTTCAAAGGAAAAAAATACTAGCATTAATTTTTATATTCCTGATGTGCAACGAGGTACGGCGGTCATTGGCGCTCCCGGTAGTGGTAAAACATTCAGTGCCATCAATCCGATGATTTACTCGGCTATAGATCAAGGCTTTCCTATCATCGCCTACGATTTCAAATATCCATCACAAGCAAAAGTTGCCAGTTATGCCAAGTACAAGGGCTATGATGTCCACATATTTGCACCAGGATTCCCTGAGTCTGAAGTTTGCAATCCTCTTGATTTCCTCAAAGACAGTAGTGATGCCGAAAGCGCACGACAAATTTCCACCGTCATCAACAAGAATTTTCGGCTTTTAGGTAATGCAAGTGAGGATGGGTTCTTCGGGCCGTCCGGAGATCAGTTGACTCAAGCAATTTTGATGTTAGCTAAAGAGTTCGGTCAATTCGCGGATGTCATGACCTGTGCGGCGATACTTTCTAGTGAACAGATGGTCAAACGCCTCATGGCTGCTTCACTTAACCCTTGGGTGAAAATTGCTTTTGGTCAGTTGTTCAGTTCCGCAGCAAGTGAAAAGACCGTTGCCGGGATTGTCGCTACTGCCAGTATTATGTTTACTCGCTTTATGGCGAAAAACACCTTGGGCTGTTTCATCGGTAAGACGACTTTACCTTTGGAAATCAAAGGTAAACAGATGATTATTTTTGGGCTAGACAGAGAACGCCGAGATGCAGTAGGGCCTCTCATGACCAGTATTTTACACATGACCATCGCCCGAAATATTGCCAAAAAGCGACTTGACCCACTCATCGTTGCACTCGACGAATTACCTTCAATTTACTTACCTGACCTCTACAGGTGGCTCAATGAATCACGTTCTGAGGGCTTCTGCGGTATTATCGGCTTCCAAAATATGGGGCAACTTGAGAAGAATTACGGTAAAGATATTGCTAAGGCTATTCTTGGTGCTTGCAGTACTAAATTCATCTTCAATCCTGGTGAGAACGAGTCGGCGCAATTATTCTCCAGCTTCTTGGGTGATGAAGAAATTAAGTACAAGCAAAAAAGCCGTTCTACTGGTAGTAAAAATAATAGCACCAGTATTAGTGACCAGGAAAAAACTAGAAAGCTTTTTGAATCGGCTCAATTCCTGAAACTCATTGCTGGCAAATGTGTTTTTATTAATCCTGCTTATGCCAATAGAAATGAGGGGTCTGTTCCCTTACTCAAAACTATCAAAATTAATGAGTTACTCCAAAATATTGATAAGTACAATCAACTGAAATGGGCAAGAATTGTCAGTTTATTAGCTAGGAGAAGTACGCAGAAATTTCCCTCTGGGCAGGATTTAGCTTTACGGATTAGGCAAGTTGAGTCACGCTTTCCTATTCCCCAAAATCCTCAAGCTGTTTCTAATAACCCCGGTCTGACATCAAAAGACGTTGGTAGTATGGTTAACCAAAACCAAGTTAATTCTAATATCGGGTTTTAA